In one window of Mobula hypostoma chromosome 1, sMobHyp1.1, whole genome shotgun sequence DNA:
- the nkx2.1 gene encoding homeobox protein Nkx-2.1 yields the protein MSMSPKHTTPFSVSDILSPIEESYKKVGMDAAGNLGAHLTTYRQPQVSQPGMQQHSIGHNTSVPAATYHMSHGVPQLSHAAMGGYCNSNIGNMGDLPAYQDTMRNSASATSWYGTNPDPRFSSISRFMAPSSGMNMGGMGALGSLGDVGKPMAPLQSTPRRKRRVLFSQAQVYELERRFKQQKYLSAPEREHLASMIHLTPTQVKIWFQNHRYKMKRQAKDKAAQQHMQQDNSTCQQQQQSPRRVAVPVLVKDGKPCQGGANAPISTIQSQQQQSTTTAITVATSGAAHGPSQQANSAGQTSELGQTAASPSSIQSHVTSLSHLNSSSSDYGTAMSCSTLLYGRTW from the exons ATGTCGATGAGCCCCAAGCACACTACGCCCTTCTCAGTTTCAGATATTTTGAGCCCCATCGAGGAGAGCTACAAGAAAGTTGGCATGGACGCAGCGGGTAACCTCGGCGCTCACTTGACAACTTACCGACAGCCACAGGTCTCCCAGCCGGGAATGCAACAGCATTCAATCGGACATAATACGTCGGTACCTGCGGCGACCTACCACATGTCACACGGGGTCCCCCAGCTTTCACATGCTGCTATGGGAGGCTACTGCAACAGCAACATTGGCAACATGGGCGATCTTCCTGCTTACCAAGATACCATGAGGAACAGTGCGAGTGCGACAAGCTGGTACGGGACGAATCCAGACCCACGCTTTTCATCCA tTTCCCGCTTCATGGCCCCGTCTTCAGGCATGAACATGGGCGGAATGGGGGCTCTGGGTTCTCTGGGAGACGTTGGCAAACCCATGGCTCCTCTCCAGAGTACACCTAGGAGAAAACGCAGAGTGCTTTTCTCTCAAGCCCAGGTTTATGAGTTAGAGAGGCGTTTCAAGCAGCAAAAATACCTCTCAGCCCCTGAAAGGGAACATTTGGCCAGTATGATCCATCTCACGCCCACTCAGGTGAAGATCTGGTTCCAGAACCACCGCTACAAGATGAAGCGACAAGCGAAGGACAAAGCGGCGCAACAACACATGCAGCAGGACAACAGCACTTGCCAGCAACAACAGCAATCTCCAAGAAGGGTGGCTGTGCCTGTCCTGGTTAAAGATGGAAAACCGTGCCAAGGAGGTGCCAATGCCCCAATCTCCACCATTCAGTCCCAGCAGCAACAATCTACAACTACCGCCATCACTGTGGCTACCAGTGGGGCAGCTCACGGCCCAAGTCAGCAAGCAAATAGCGCAGGTCAGACATCGGAATTAGGACAAACCGCAGCAAGTCCTTCTTCTATCCAAAGCCACGTCACTAGCTTGTCTCACCTAAACTCTTCTAGTTCTGATTATGGTACAGCCATGTCATGCTCTACTTTATTGTATGGTAGGACCTGGTGA